The DNA segment CGATGTCAAAATTCTCGATGATGATGGCAACGAGTTGCCCAGAGGTGTTGATGGCGAAATCGCAGCTCGCGGTGCCGGTATGATGCTGGGCTATGGTATTGCTGAACAGAATGCCTCGGGACATGATGCCGATGGTTATTTCCTGACAGGCGATATTGGTGTGCGTACTGAAGATGACGCCATCCTGATCACCGATCGTAAAAAAGATATTATTATTCGTGGTGGTGAAAATCTTTCCGCTAAAGAAATTGAAGATGTGTTACATGATCACCCTATGATAAAAGAAGCCGCGGTAGTGGCTATGCCGCATGAGCGTTTGGGTGAGGGTGTTTGTGCCTATCTAATTTTGGAGCAGGCAGAAGCCTCACTGGAGCTAAGTGAAGTTGCTGCGTTTGCGGATAGTGCTTCTTTAGCCAAACAAAAGATCCCGCAGCATATTCAAGTTGTTGCTGACCTGCCTCGTACCGCCAGTGGCAAGGTACGCAAAGATGTTTTACGCAAAGAGATTAAAGCGATTATTGAACAAGCCTAAGAGGCGCCTATGAATCGTCAGTTTTTACTGAATGCCCATCCCGTCGGTGATATCAAACTCACCGATTTAAAATATCACGAGAGCCCAATGCCGGTGATGGGGGAAGGTGAGATTTTAGTAAAAATGGAATATCTGGCGGTTGAGCCTGCCATGCGTGGTTGGATGGCGGGGCGCTCTGATTATACCGAGCCGCTTAAAGTCGGTGACTTGATGCGAGGCTTTGGTGCCGGTGAAGTGATTGAGTCGGCCAATAGCCTGTATCAGGTAGGTTGCCGAGTGAGTGGCTTATTGGGTATGCAGGAATATGCGGTCACCAATGGTGAAAATTTTCCTATCGGTATTATTGATGAGGCGATTGATACTGCTTCACATTTAGGCGTGTTAGGTGTTACCGGCCTAACTGCTTACTGCGGCCTAAAAGCTATCGGTCAACCCAAGGTAGGAGAGACCGTATTGGTTTCTGCTGCTGCGGGTGCCACCGGTTCTGTAGTTGGTCAGTTGGCCAAATTACAGGGTTGCCGTGTTATTGGCCTGGCCGGTTCCGCTAAAAAGTGTGAGTGGCTAACAGGTGAATTAGGTTTTGATGCGGCGATTAACTACAAAACCGATAATGTTGCCGAGAGTATCCAGCAGCATTGCCCAGGGGGTATTGATATCTATTGGGATAATGTGGGCGGCGCCATACTGGATTTAGCCCTCGAGCAGTTGGCTGTCGGTGCTCGTATTGTCGTTTGTGGTGGTATCTCACGGTATAACGTGAGCGGTGAAGTCCCCGGCCCTAAAAACTATTTTAATATTGTGTTTAATAATGCATTAATGAAAGGTTTTGTCGTTTCCCATTATGCCCATTTATTTCCAGAGGCAATTGCGGAGCTAAAGAAATATTTACTCAGCGGTGAGTTAAAGCACCATGAGGATATTGTAGAAGGTTTTGAGCAGGCGCCGGTGGCGCTACAGCGATTGTTTAATGGCGATAATGTCGGTAAGCAGTTGGTTAAGGTATAAGGTTTAGATTTAAGTTTTTGGAGAGTAAGTATGCCCATAGAAGCATTTGTCTACGATGCAATCCGTACCCCAAGGGGTAAAGGTAAAGTTGGTGGTGGTTTAAATGAAGTAACCCCAATTAATTTAGTCGTTGGCTTATTGGAAGAGTTAAAAAAACGTAATGACCTTGATACCACGCAGGTCGATGACGTGGTGTTAGGTTGTGTGACGCCAACAGGCGAGCAGGGTGCCGTTATGCCCAAGCTGGCTTTGTTGGCTTCAAGCTGGGATGAGAAAGTCTCTGGTCAGCAGATTAACCGCTTTTGTGGTTCCGGTCTGGAAACTGTTAACCTGGCTGCTATGAAGGTGGCTTCAGGCTGGGAAGACTTAGTCGTTGCCGGTGGTTATGAGTCTATGTCTCGTGTCACTATGGGTAGCGATGGTGGCGCCTGGGTGCAAGATACCGACACCAACGCCAAACTGAATTTTGTACCTCAAGGAATTAGTGCTGATCTGATCGCAACCATCGACGGTTATTCCCGTGAAGATGTTGATGCTTATGCTGTTCGTTCACATCAGCGCGCCGCCCATGCCCGTGATAATGGTTATTTTGATAACCAGATTATTCCTGTGCGCGGCCTTAATGGTGAAATTATTCTGGATCACGATCAACTGATTCGTCCTACCGCTACTGTTGAGTCTTTAGGGCAGTTAACGGCTGTGTTCAAAGATATGGGCGAGCAGGCCTATGATGCGGTGGCTAAATTACGCTATCCCGAACTTGAGTTTGTTAACCATGTGCATACCGCTGGCAACTCTTCCGGTATTGTGGATGGTGCGTCACTGGTCTTAATTGGTAGCGAAGCCAAAGGTAAAGAGCTGGGTCTAAAACCCCGTGCTCGTATCGTCGCAACGGCTATCACCAGTAATGAACCTACGATTATGCTCACAGCACCGTCAGAAGCTGCGGAAAAAGTGCTAAAGAAAGCCGGTATGACCACCGACGATATTGATATTTTTGAACTTAACGAAGCCTTTGCGTCTGTTGTTATGCGCTTCCAAACCCGTCTTAATATTTCTGATGACAGAATCAATGTTAACGGTGGCGCGATTGCTATGGGCCATCCGTTGGGTGCTACTGGCGGTATGATTCTGGGTACCGTGGTTGAAGAGCTGGAGCGTCGTCAATTAAAGCGTGGTCTGGTCACATTGTGTATCGGTGGCGGTATGGGTATTGCCACGATTATTGAACGCGTTTAACTATCGGCATTAGCAAAGAATAGAGATAAGGGTAAAACAATGAGTCATGTAACAATCAGTAAAGATGCCGATAATATTGTCACGATTTTACTGGACGATCCTGAGCGTCCGGTCAATGTGATGAATGCGGGCTATATCGAAGGTATGGAAAAAGCCGCCAATGCTATTGAAGCGGATATCGACACTGTTGCCGGTGTGATTATCGCTTCGGCTAAAAGTACTTTCTTCGCCGGTGGCGACCTCGATGAAATTCTGGCATTAACCCAGGACAATGCTGCGGCCTATGGTGAAAAAGGTCTGCGTATTAAAGCCAGTTTAAGAAAGCTGGAAACTTTGGGTAAGCCTGTTGTGGCTGCCATTAATGGTGCTGCCCTGGGCGGTGGTTATGAAATTTGTTTGGCCGCGCATCATCGCGTAGCAATCGATGACCGTGCAGTGACTATCGGTTTGCCGGAAGTGACTTTAGGTTTATTGCCTGGTGCTGGCGGCATTGTTCGTACCGTGCGTATGCTGGGTTTAAAAGCGGCATTGCCAGTCTTAAGTCAAGGGCGCAACTATAATGCGCAAGCTGCATTAAAAGCGGGTTTGATTGATGATATTGCCAGCGATGCTGACGATATGATCGCCAAGGCTAAAGCCTGGATTCAAGCCAACCCTGAATCATCACAGCCCTGGGATGTTAAGCGCTTTCAGTTCCCCGGTGGCAATGTGGACAGCCGAGCTATTCTGAGTTTGATCCCGATGGCCGGTGCTGAGTTGTTAGGCCGCCGCAAAGGTTTATATCCTGCTGAGTCCGCTATTCTAAATTGCGCCATTGAAAGTATGCGTATTGATTTTGACGGTGCCAGCCGTGTTGAAAGCCGTTATTTAGCCAATCTTGCGGTCACGCCTGAAGCTAAAAATATGATGACCTATTTTTTCCAGATGCAAAAAATTCGCGGCGGTTCTGCGCGCCCTGATGGTTTTGATAAAAGCAAAGTCTCGAAGGTAGGTATTTTGGGGGCCGGTATGATGGGTGCCGGTATTGCTTACTGTGCAGCTGCTGCCGGCATTGATGTTGTGCTTAAAGATGTGAGTAAAGAACAGGCGGAAAAAGGCAAAGCTTATAGTGCAACAGTGTTGGATGGTTTGATTGCCAAGGGCCGTTCAAGCGACGCTAAAAAAACTGACATTCTTGCTCGCATAAATGCCACTGATAATATGGCGGACCTTAAAGGTTGTGAGTTAGTCGTTGAGGCTGTATTTGAAAAGCAGGCGCTAAAAGAAACCGTTACTCAAGAAGCTGAAGCGCAATTAGCAGAAGGGGTGGTCTTTGCGACTAACACATCTACGTTGCCTATTACGGGTTTGGCTGCAGCATCTCGTAATGCTGCAAACTATATTGGCCTGCATTTCTTCTCTCCTGTCGATAAGATGGCTTTGGTAGAAATTATCTGTGGCAAAGACACCAGCGATGCGACCTTGGCTAAAGGTTATGACTTTGTTAAACAGATTCGTAAAATACCGATTGTGGTCAATGATAGTCGTTGCTTCTATACCTCACGTTGCTACGAAGTGTATCAGGATGAAGCTGCCTGGTTATTAAGTGACGGTGTTAGCCCGGTGCTGATGGAAAACCTGGCGGTGCAGGTTGGTCTTCCGGTGGGGCCGCTAGCGGCTAACGATGAAGTTGCCCAGCGTCTTATTCTAGAAATTAAAAACTCCGTTAAAGCCGGTGTTGAAGCGCAAGGCAATAGCTATCCTGTAGATAAGCCTCCTTACCAGTGGATGAAAAAAATGGTTGAGGAATTAGGCCGTCTCGGTAAGGCCAGTGGTGCGGGTTACTATGACTACCCTGAAGGTGAGAAAAAACGTATTTGGCCTGAGCTGCAAGCTTTACAACCTGCTGCTACTCAGGATATTACTCATCAGGATATTAAAGATCGCTTAATGTTCTGCCAGTCGGTTGAGGCTGTACGCTGTCTTGAAGAGAAGGTATTACGCTCGGTAGAAGATTGTAATATTGGCTCTATTCTTGGGCTGGGCTTTCCTGTTTATACCGGTGGCCAATTGCAGTATATCAATAGCTATGGTGTACAGGCTTTTGCTGATCGTGCTCAAGAGCTGGCTGATAAATTTGGTGAGCGCTTTGCCCCTCCAGCGTTATTGCTGGAAATGGCCGCCGCTAATAAAACGTTTTAGGGTTGATCTATGGGCCCGTTGGCTGGACTAAAAGTAATCGAATTAATGGGCCTGGGCCCTGCGCCATTTTGCAGTATGTTGCTGGCAGATATGGGGGCGGAAGTTATTTTGGTGGAACGCAAAGCGGGCGATGCCAAGCCGGTTGAAGTGACTCGCCGAAATCGTCGCTCTATTGCTCTCAACCTAAAACAGCAGCAGGGTATTGATACGCTGCTGGCTTTAGTCGATAAAGCGGATGTGTTAATTGAAGGTTTCCGTCCCGGTGTGACTGAGCGTTTAGGTATTGGTCCGGAGGTTTGTTTAGAACGAAACCCCGGTTTGATTTACGGTCGTATGACCGGTTGGGGTCAAGAGGGCCCAATGGCCAGTGCAGCGGGTCATGATATTAACTATATCTCGTTAACCGGTGCGCTGCATGCGATTGGCCGCAAAGGCGATGCGCCGGTGCCGCCGTTAAACCTGGTGGGTGACTATGGTGGCGGCAGTATGTATTTGGCCTTTGGTATTCTGTCTGCTTTATATGAGCGGCAGCAAAGTGGCAAAGGGCAGGTAATCGATGCT comes from the Oceanicoccus sagamiensis genome and includes:
- a CDS encoding NADP-dependent oxidoreductase, which produces MNRQFLLNAHPVGDIKLTDLKYHESPMPVMGEGEILVKMEYLAVEPAMRGWMAGRSDYTEPLKVGDLMRGFGAGEVIESANSLYQVGCRVSGLLGMQEYAVTNGENFPIGIIDEAIDTASHLGVLGVTGLTAYCGLKAIGQPKVGETVLVSAAAGATGSVVGQLAKLQGCRVIGLAGSAKKCEWLTGELGFDAAINYKTDNVAESIQQHCPGGIDIYWDNVGGAILDLALEQLAVGARIVVCGGISRYNVSGEVPGPKNYFNIVFNNALMKGFVVSHYAHLFPEAIAELKKYLLSGELKHHEDIVEGFEQAPVALQRLFNGDNVGKQLVKV
- a CDS encoding acetyl-CoA C-acetyltransferase: MPIEAFVYDAIRTPRGKGKVGGGLNEVTPINLVVGLLEELKKRNDLDTTQVDDVVLGCVTPTGEQGAVMPKLALLASSWDEKVSGQQINRFCGSGLETVNLAAMKVASGWEDLVVAGGYESMSRVTMGSDGGAWVQDTDTNAKLNFVPQGISADLIATIDGYSREDVDAYAVRSHQRAAHARDNGYFDNQIIPVRGLNGEIILDHDQLIRPTATVESLGQLTAVFKDMGEQAYDAVAKLRYPELEFVNHVHTAGNSSGIVDGASLVLIGSEAKGKELGLKPRARIVATAITSNEPTIMLTAPSEAAEKVLKKAGMTTDDIDIFELNEAFASVVMRFQTRLNISDDRINVNGGAIAMGHPLGATGGMILGTVVEELERRQLKRGLVTLCIGGGMGIATIIERV
- a CDS encoding 3-hydroxyacyl-CoA dehydrogenase NAD-binding domain-containing protein codes for the protein MSHVTISKDADNIVTILLDDPERPVNVMNAGYIEGMEKAANAIEADIDTVAGVIIASAKSTFFAGGDLDEILALTQDNAAAYGEKGLRIKASLRKLETLGKPVVAAINGAALGGGYEICLAAHHRVAIDDRAVTIGLPEVTLGLLPGAGGIVRTVRMLGLKAALPVLSQGRNYNAQAALKAGLIDDIASDADDMIAKAKAWIQANPESSQPWDVKRFQFPGGNVDSRAILSLIPMAGAELLGRRKGLYPAESAILNCAIESMRIDFDGASRVESRYLANLAVTPEAKNMMTYFFQMQKIRGGSARPDGFDKSKVSKVGILGAGMMGAGIAYCAAAAGIDVVLKDVSKEQAEKGKAYSATVLDGLIAKGRSSDAKKTDILARINATDNMADLKGCELVVEAVFEKQALKETVTQEAEAQLAEGVVFATNTSTLPITGLAAASRNAANYIGLHFFSPVDKMALVEIICGKDTSDATLAKGYDFVKQIRKIPIVVNDSRCFYTSRCYEVYQDEAAWLLSDGVSPVLMENLAVQVGLPVGPLAANDEVAQRLILEIKNSVKAGVEAQGNSYPVDKPPYQWMKKMVEELGRLGKASGAGYYDYPEGEKKRIWPELQALQPAATQDITHQDIKDRLMFCQSVEAVRCLEEKVLRSVEDCNIGSILGLGFPVYTGGQLQYINSYGVQAFADRAQELADKFGERFAPPALLLEMAAANKTF